The DNA segment ATCAAGACGGTGCAGATGGGCATCCCGATCCTGATCTCCCGCTCGGGCTGCACCGCCTGGGGCGTGGATCTCGCCAAGAAAGCGAACCTGACCTTGATCGGCCGCGCCAAGGGCAAGCGCTTCATCGCCTTTGCCGGCGAGGCCCGCATCCTCTACGACGCCGACCCGCGCCAGACCGTCGAAGAGGACGCGCGGCACAAACGCAAGGCCAGCGTCGCCGACGATGCGGCGTAGCCCGTCGTACCCCCTCTCCCATGGGGGGAGGGCAGGGGTGAGGGGAACCCGATGAGCATCTCGGCTGCGCGCAAGTTGCGCCGTAACATGACCGAAGCAGAGAGCAGGCTCTGGACTGCGCTTCGTCACCACCAATTGGACGGCTTCAAGTTCCGCCGACAGCACGCAATCGGTCCCTATGTGCTGGACTTCTACTGCGAACCCCTGAAGCTTGTGGTCGAAGTGGATGGCGGCCAGCATAATGATGCAATCGCACATGACGCGGCTCGCACCGCCTGGCTCGAAGCGCGTGGTTGCC comes from the Pseudomonadota bacterium genome and includes:
- a CDS encoding endonuclease domain-containing protein codes for the protein MSISAARKLRRNMTEAESRLWTALRHHQLDGFKFRRQHAIGPYVLDFYCEPLKLVVEVDGGQHNDAIAHDAARTAWLEARGCRVLRFWNNEDLGNLSGVLATIQSALPASPHPLARARDLSPRER